In the Nocardioides panaciterrulae genome, CCACATGCATCCCCCACACGTCTCCATCCACCGGCAAGACGAAGGAGCAGGTCACCACATGACGACCATCGACGAGCGCAACCCCGAGCTCGAGGGCATCGGCCGCTACGAGTTCGGTTGGAGCGACCCCGACGTCGCCGGTTCCTCCGCGCAGCGCGGTCTCAACGACGCGGTCGTGCGCGACATCTCCGGCAAGAAGAACGAGCCGCAGTGGATGCTCGACCTGCGCCTGAAGGGCCTCAAGCTCTTCGGTCGCAAGCCGATGCCGACCTGGGGCTCGGACCTGTCGACGATCGACTTCGACAACATCAAGTACTTCGTCCGCTCCACCGAGAAGCAGGCGACCTCGTGGGAGGAGCTCCCCGAGGACATCAAGAACACCTACGACCGGCTCGGCATCCCGGAGGCGGAGAAGCAGCGCCTGGTCGCGGGCGTCGCCGCGCAGTACGAGTCGGAGGTCGTCTACCACCAGATCCGCGAGGACCTGGAGGAGCAGGGCGTCATCTTCCTCGACACCGACACCGCGCTGAGGGAGCACGAGGACCTGTTCCGGGAGTACTTCGGCACCGTCATCCCGGTCGGTGACAACAAGTTCGCGGCCCTGAACACCTCGGTGTGGTCCGGCGGCTCGTTCATCTACGTCCCCAAGGGCGTGCACGTCGACATCCCGCTGCAGGCCTACTTCCGGATCAACACCGAGAACATGGGCCAGTTCGAGCGGACCCTGATCATCGTCGACGAGGGTGCCTACGTGCACTACGTCGAGGGCTGCACCGCGCCGATCTACAAGTCGGACTCGCTGCACTCCGCGGTCGTCGAGATCATCGTGAAGAAGGGCGGCCGGTGCCGCTACACGACCATCCAGAACTGGTCGAACAACGTCTACAACCTGGTGACCAAGCGCGCCACCTGCGAGGCCGGCGCCACCATGGAGTGGGTGGACGGCAACATCGGCTCCAAGGTCACGATGAAGTACCCGGCCGTCTACCTGATGGGCGAGCACGCCCGCGGGGAGACGCTGTCGATCGCGTTCGCCGGCGAGGGCCAGCACCAGGACGCCGGCGCGAAGATGGTGCACGCCGCGCCGCACACCTCGTCCTCGATCCTGTCCAAGTCGGTGGCGCGCGGCGGTGGCCGCACGTCCTACCGCGGCCTGATCCAGGTCAACGAGGGCGCTTACGGCTCGAAGTCCAACGTGCTCTGCGACGCGCTGCTGGTCGACCAGATCAGCCGCTCGGACACCTACCCCTACGTCGACATCCGCGAGGACGACGTGTCGATGGGCCACGAGGCGTCGGTCTCGAAGGTCTCCGACGACCAGCTCTTCTACCTGATGTCGCGCGGCATGGAGCAGGACGAGGCGATGGCGATGATCGTCCGCGGCTTCGTCGAGCCGATCGCCAAGGAGCTGCCGATGGAGTACGCCCTCGAGCTCAACCGCCTGATCGAGCTGCAGATGGAGGGCGCGGTCGGCTGACCTGCCCCCACCGGAGGCGCCTGTGACGCTGCCGACCCGACCGTCCCCGAAAGAGAGAGCAGGACCTGTGACTGTGACCGACGCTGCGCGTGAGAGCGTGGAGTCCGCCCTGGAGCTGTCGAAGGTGGAGTCCCAC is a window encoding:
- the sufB gene encoding Fe-S cluster assembly protein SufB; this translates as MTTIDERNPELEGIGRYEFGWSDPDVAGSSAQRGLNDAVVRDISGKKNEPQWMLDLRLKGLKLFGRKPMPTWGSDLSTIDFDNIKYFVRSTEKQATSWEELPEDIKNTYDRLGIPEAEKQRLVAGVAAQYESEVVYHQIREDLEEQGVIFLDTDTALREHEDLFREYFGTVIPVGDNKFAALNTSVWSGGSFIYVPKGVHVDIPLQAYFRINTENMGQFERTLIIVDEGAYVHYVEGCTAPIYKSDSLHSAVVEIIVKKGGRCRYTTIQNWSNNVYNLVTKRATCEAGATMEWVDGNIGSKVTMKYPAVYLMGEHARGETLSIAFAGEGQHQDAGAKMVHAAPHTSSSILSKSVARGGGRTSYRGLIQVNEGAYGSKSNVLCDALLVDQISRSDTYPYVDIREDDVSMGHEASVSKVSDDQLFYLMSRGMEQDEAMAMIVRGFVEPIAKELPMEYALELNRLIELQMEGAVG